In Sporosarcina sp. PTS2304, a genomic segment contains:
- the hpt gene encoding hypoxanthine phosphoribosyltransferase, whose protein sequence is MIAQDIEQVLITEEELQEKVLELGATLTEEYREKFPLAVGVLKGALPFMSDLIKRIDTYIELDFMDVSSYGNATVSSGEVKIVKDLNTSVEGRDVLIIEDIIDSGKTLNYLVELFKYRKANSIKIVTLLDKPTGRKVDLKADYVGFDVPDAFVVGYGLDYAEKYRNLPYIGVLKKEIYSF, encoded by the coding sequence ATGATCGCACAAGACATTGAGCAAGTTTTAATTACAGAAGAGGAACTTCAAGAAAAAGTTCTAGAGCTCGGAGCGACACTGACAGAAGAGTATCGCGAGAAATTTCCTTTAGCGGTAGGGGTGTTAAAAGGCGCTTTACCGTTCATGAGTGATTTGATCAAACGAATCGATACATATATTGAGCTCGATTTCATGGATGTATCAAGTTATGGTAATGCAACTGTCTCTTCAGGTGAAGTTAAAATTGTTAAAGATCTAAATACGAGTGTAGAAGGCCGCGATGTATTAATAATTGAAGATATTATTGACAGCGGAAAAACATTAAACTACTTAGTGGAACTATTTAAGTATCGAAAAGCGAACTCCATTAAAATTGTCACACTTCTTGACAAGCCGACTGGACGCAAAGTGGATTTGAAAGCAGATTACGTAGGATTTGACGTGCCAGACGCATTTGTTGTAGGCTACGGACTCGACTATGCTGAAAAATATCGTAACTTACCTTATATCGGCGTACTTAAAAAAGAAATTTACTCTTTTTAA
- a CDS encoding peroxiredoxin: MKKKWGLLVSALIIIAMVTVIILTNREIKKETDGMDGYESAMMEDMPKDEVERLPEDWQVASSAEETGLDQGDLAPDFELTTLDGKTVKLSDYRGKTVLLNFWASWCPPCRSEMPHMQTYYTEQSEADNVEILAVNMTKTEKNKQQSAEEFVEEYQLSFPILLDKQSEVMKAYLVKVYPTTYIINEEGVIKDKMMFPLDDKLLKESLTNSK; encoded by the coding sequence GTGAAGAAAAAATGGGGCTTATTAGTCTCTGCTTTGATTATCATTGCGATGGTTACCGTTATCATTTTAACTAACCGAGAGATCAAAAAAGAAACTGATGGAATGGACGGTTATGAAAGTGCGATGATGGAAGATATGCCGAAGGATGAAGTAGAACGGCTTCCTGAAGATTGGCAAGTAGCATCATCTGCCGAAGAAACGGGTCTAGACCAAGGAGATCTCGCACCAGACTTTGAATTGACGACGCTTGATGGAAAGACTGTTAAATTATCCGACTATCGCGGAAAAACGGTATTGCTTAATTTCTGGGCATCTTGGTGTCCGCCTTGCCGCTCGGAAATGCCGCATATGCAAACGTATTATACAGAGCAAAGCGAAGCAGACAATGTTGAAATACTTGCCGTCAATATGACGAAGACCGAGAAGAACAAACAACAAAGCGCTGAGGAATTCGTTGAAGAATATCAACTATCATTTCCTATTTTGTTAGATAAACAGTCTGAAGTTATGAAAGCGTACTTAGTGAAAGTATATCCCACAACTTACATTATCAATGAAGAAGGGGTAATAAAAGATAAGATGATGTTCCCTTTAGACGATAAACTGCTAAAAGAATCACTAACAAATAGTAAATGA
- the ftsH gene encoding ATP-dependent zinc metalloprotease FtsH, producing MNRILRYFLLYGLIFLAIMGIFSSLNNPNPKMKPIRYDEFVTALETGKVENVTFQPLQLVYEVKGEMQGYKKGETFVTNIPMNDMDNIGEIVKTTKTEIEILPPKETSAWVSFFTGLVPFIIIIILFFFLLNQSQGGGGGRVMNFGKSKAKLQTDDRKKVRFNDVAGADEEKAELEEVVDFLKDASKFVELGARIPKGILLVGPPGTGKTLLARAVAGEAGVPFFSISGSDFVEMFVGVGASRVRDLFENAKKNAPCIIFIDEIDAVGRQRGAGLGGGHDEREQTLNQLLVEMDGFEGNEGIIIVAATNRPDILDPALLRPGRFDRQITVGRPDVKGREAVLKVHARNKPLDDSVDMTALAQRTPGFSGADLENLLNEAALVAARRSKKKIDMADIDEATDRVIAGPAKTSRVISKKERNIVAFHEAGHVVVGLMLDDAEIVHKVTIVPRGQAGGYAVMLPKEDRYFMTKPELLDKIAGLLGGRVAEEVVLGEVSTGAHNDFQRATGIARSMVTEYGMSDKLGPMQFGQSQGGQVFLGRDFNSEQNYSESIAYEIDQEMQRIIKEQYDRTKQILTEQRDLLDLIATTLLEVETLDAEQINHLKDHGVLPDRPYENLDNIVDETKEETPAVTETTQNTTPDITGAPNDPSIGDLPSERGTGDKTLPSIDEERRD from the coding sequence ATGAATCGAATACTTCGATACTTTCTTTTATATGGATTGATTTTCCTTGCAATAATGGGGATTTTCAGTTCGCTAAATAATCCAAATCCGAAGATGAAACCTATTCGGTATGATGAATTCGTCACAGCCTTAGAGACTGGAAAAGTTGAAAATGTTACTTTTCAACCTCTACAGCTTGTGTATGAAGTAAAAGGTGAAATGCAAGGTTACAAAAAAGGTGAAACATTCGTAACGAACATTCCGATGAATGACATGGACAATATCGGTGAAATTGTCAAAACAACAAAGACTGAAATTGAAATCTTACCTCCGAAAGAAACAAGTGCGTGGGTATCCTTCTTTACAGGACTTGTACCGTTCATTATCATTATTATCCTTTTCTTCTTCTTACTGAACCAATCACAAGGCGGCGGTGGCGGCCGAGTGATGAACTTCGGAAAGAGCAAGGCGAAATTACAAACGGATGATCGAAAGAAAGTACGTTTTAATGATGTTGCAGGGGCAGATGAAGAAAAGGCTGAGCTGGAAGAGGTCGTGGACTTCTTGAAAGATGCCAGCAAATTTGTAGAACTTGGCGCACGAATTCCAAAAGGGATCTTGCTAGTTGGACCACCAGGTACTGGTAAAACGTTGCTTGCACGTGCAGTTGCAGGTGAAGCAGGCGTACCATTCTTCTCGATTTCGGGTTCTGACTTTGTCGAGATGTTCGTAGGTGTCGGTGCTTCTCGTGTACGTGATTTGTTCGAGAATGCTAAGAAAAACGCACCATGTATTATCTTTATCGATGAAATTGACGCGGTTGGACGTCAGCGTGGGGCTGGTTTAGGTGGAGGTCACGATGAGCGTGAACAAACATTGAATCAGTTACTAGTAGAAATGGATGGATTTGAAGGAAACGAAGGAATTATTATCGTTGCCGCTACAAACCGCCCAGACATACTAGACCCAGCACTTCTTCGTCCAGGACGTTTTGACCGTCAAATTACGGTTGGTCGTCCAGATGTAAAAGGAAGAGAAGCTGTGTTGAAAGTACATGCGCGTAATAAGCCGCTAGATGATTCGGTCGATATGACAGCTCTTGCTCAACGGACACCTGGATTCTCCGGTGCGGATCTTGAGAACTTATTGAACGAAGCAGCACTAGTAGCCGCTAGACGCAGTAAAAAGAAAATCGACATGGCTGATATCGATGAAGCAACAGATCGCGTTATTGCGGGACCTGCTAAAACATCGCGTGTCATATCGAAAAAAGAACGAAATATCGTTGCCTTCCACGAAGCGGGTCACGTAGTCGTTGGATTGATGCTTGATGATGCGGAAATCGTTCATAAAGTAACGATCGTACCACGTGGGCAAGCAGGCGGTTATGCCGTTATGCTACCAAAAGAAGATCGCTACTTCATGACGAAGCCGGAACTCCTAGACAAAATTGCGGGTCTATTAGGTGGACGTGTAGCGGAAGAAGTAGTGCTTGGTGAAGTGTCAACAGGTGCTCACAATGACTTCCAGCGTGCTACTGGAATCGCACGTTCTATGGTAACTGAATATGGAATGAGTGATAAGCTTGGACCGATGCAGTTTGGTCAGTCTCAAGGTGGTCAAGTATTCCTAGGTCGCGACTTTAATTCGGAGCAGAACTATTCTGAGTCGATTGCATACGAAATCGATCAGGAAATGCAGCGAATTATAAAAGAACAATATGACCGGACAAAACAGATTTTGACAGAGCAAAGAGATTTATTAGATTTAATCGCAACGACTTTATTAGAAGTGGAAACACTTGATGCGGAACAGATCAATCACTTGAAAGATCACGGTGTCCTACCAGATCGTCCTTATGAAAATTTGGATAATATTGTGGATGAAACGAAAGAGGAAACTCCGGCAGTGACTGAAACAACACAGAATACCACTCCAGACATTACGGGTGCACCAAATGATCCGTCGATAGGAGACTTACCAAGTGAACGTGGCACGGGAGATAAAACACTCCCGTCCATCGATGAAGAACGCAGAGACTAA
- the cysK gene encoding cysteine synthase A has protein sequence MSRVGNSVVDLVGNTPLVKLNRLTGSEDADVYLKLEFFNPGSSVKDRIALAMIEAAEKDGNLQEGSTIIEPTSGNTGIGLAMIAAAKGYKAVLVMPDTMSLERRNLLRAYGAELVLTPGAEGMKGAIGKAEELSSQNGWFLPQQFNNEANPEVHRLTTGPEIADALDRVDAFIAGIGTGGTITGAGGVLRERFPDIKIVAVEPEDSAVLSGGKPGPHKIQGIGAGFVPKVLNTDIYDEIIQISNDDAYDVARRAAREEGILGGVSSGAAISAALQVAKKLGKGKKVVAIIPSNGERYLSTPLYQFDEE, from the coding sequence ATGAGTAGAGTTGGAAATTCAGTCGTTGATTTAGTAGGAAACACACCACTAGTAAAATTGAATCGTTTAACAGGATCGGAAGATGCGGATGTTTATTTGAAATTAGAGTTCTTTAACCCTGGTTCTAGTGTAAAAGATCGTATTGCACTTGCTATGATCGAAGCAGCTGAGAAAGACGGTAATTTACAAGAAGGCAGTACCATAATTGAACCGACGAGTGGTAATACAGGAATTGGTTTGGCAATGATTGCCGCTGCTAAAGGATATAAGGCTGTTCTCGTTATGCCTGATACGATGAGCCTGGAGCGACGTAATTTATTGCGCGCTTATGGTGCAGAGCTGGTCTTGACGCCGGGAGCGGAAGGTATGAAAGGTGCAATTGGTAAAGCGGAAGAACTATCATCGCAAAATGGTTGGTTCTTACCACAACAATTCAATAATGAAGCAAATCCAGAAGTCCACCGTTTAACGACAGGACCTGAAATTGCGGATGCTCTTGACCGTGTAGATGCATTTATCGCAGGAATCGGAACTGGCGGTACTATTACGGGTGCTGGTGGTGTACTAAGAGAACGTTTCCCTGACATCAAAATTGTAGCAGTTGAGCCGGAAGATTCTGCAGTATTATCAGGCGGCAAACCAGGACCGCATAAGATTCAAGGAATTGGCGCAGGTTTTGTTCCGAAAGTATTGAATACAGACATTTACGATGAAATCATTCAAATTTCTAATGATGACGCGTATGATGTCGCTCGACGTGCAGCGCGTGAGGAAGGAATTTTAGGTGGCGTGTCTTCCGGCGCGGCGATTTCAGCAGCACTTCAAGTAGCCAAGAAGCTAGGTAAAGGCAAGAAAGTAGTAGCGATTATTCCGTCCAATGGGGAACGTTACTTAAGCACTCCGCTTTATCAGTTTGACGAAGAATAA
- the tilS gene encoding tRNA lysidine(34) synthetase TilS yields the protein MKRLQQEVLKFIERYRLIPPSSRVLVACSGGVDSISLLHFLANHRQLLDIEVGAVHIDHMLRGQESAEDAYVVKELCNKFRLPFYSEAVPIPTILERSGGNVQLLCREERYDCFKRIMQADKYTVLATGHHAEDQLETILIQLSKSQSLNGMPLQRALSIGNVVRPFLPLKKSELYAYADYYTLKFREDPSNERDDYLRNRMRHQVVPLLTAENPSIASSTVRQTVQRQADEEFLRQLATEHWQQIVTYTKEQLPSFDREAFLAIPKALQKRVIQLLLSCLPSPEIEKVEQRSTVVDELLQHIENPAGNVTVDVANGYQFVREYDKLLITKKDMNTKALSPLILEKGMWHTWGSIQFYWQQADADVIETFYPSHDIKYFQLPADELPLSVRLWQPGDRIQLKGMSQAKRVSRVLIDEKVGMSQRKQQAVITTASGVVCAVPGVRYGEMFSYHRSEGESYIWITREKDR from the coding sequence ATGAAACGTTTGCAACAAGAAGTTTTGAAGTTTATCGAAAGGTACCGATTGATCCCTCCCAGCTCCCGTGTGTTAGTAGCATGTTCGGGTGGGGTCGATTCCATATCGCTACTTCACTTTTTAGCCAATCACCGCCAGTTGTTGGATATAGAAGTAGGTGCGGTGCATATAGATCACATGCTTAGAGGGCAGGAATCAGCAGAAGATGCTTATGTAGTAAAAGAACTTTGTAATAAATTCCGATTACCTTTTTACTCGGAAGCTGTTCCTATTCCGACCATTTTGGAACGCAGTGGCGGTAATGTGCAACTGTTGTGCCGAGAAGAACGTTACGATTGTTTTAAGAGAATTATGCAAGCGGATAAATATACAGTTCTTGCGACGGGGCATCATGCAGAAGATCAATTAGAGACCATACTCATTCAATTAAGTAAGAGCCAATCACTAAACGGCATGCCGCTGCAGCGCGCTTTGTCTATTGGGAATGTTGTTCGCCCCTTCCTTCCTTTAAAGAAGAGCGAGCTGTACGCATATGCTGATTATTATACATTGAAGTTTCGAGAAGATCCCAGCAATGAACGGGATGACTATTTACGCAATCGTATGCGCCATCAAGTAGTTCCTCTGTTGACAGCGGAAAATCCTTCGATCGCCAGCAGTACTGTTAGACAAACTGTACAGCGCCAAGCAGATGAGGAATTTTTAAGGCAATTGGCAACAGAACATTGGCAACAGATTGTAACTTATACTAAAGAACAGCTTCCTTCTTTTGATCGGGAGGCGTTTCTTGCTATACCCAAAGCTTTACAAAAGCGTGTGATTCAACTACTATTAAGTTGTCTTCCAAGCCCTGAGATTGAGAAAGTTGAGCAACGTTCCACAGTAGTGGATGAACTGTTACAACATATTGAAAATCCAGCAGGGAATGTAACGGTTGACGTGGCAAATGGCTATCAGTTTGTTAGGGAATATGATAAACTGCTAATTACGAAAAAGGATATGAATACGAAAGCCCTCAGTCCACTCATTCTTGAAAAAGGAATGTGGCATACGTGGGGGAGTATTCAATTTTATTGGCAACAAGCTGATGCAGATGTAATCGAAACCTTCTACCCTTCGCATGACATCAAATACTTTCAATTACCAGCTGACGAACTGCCATTGTCTGTGAGATTATGGCAACCCGGTGATCGTATCCAGTTAAAAGGCATGTCTCAAGCCAAGCGCGTATCGCGGGTATTAATTGATGAAAAAGTAGGAATGTCGCAAAGAAAGCAGCAAGCAGTTATTACAACGGCAAGCGGTGTCGTATGTGCGGTGCCAGGTGTGCGGTATGGCGAGATGTTTTCCTATCACCGGTCAGAAGGCGAGTCATACATATGGATTACGCGTGAAAAAGATAGATAA
- the pabC gene encoding aminodeoxychorismate lyase has protein sequence MICWMNGKQLPADELRISPYDHGFLYGLGFFETFRTYKGEVFLFEAHMIRLREALSEFRISLPYNDEDIRQAIHSLYVTNGSEDGYFRLNVSAGIHDIGLAPAYYEHPEIIIFQKPLHVAVPHTEKEGVWLRTTRNEPESSIRHKSHQYANNVKGRLELPSLQKTEGFFVTAEGFIAEGITSNIFWAKENILYTPSLDTGILPGTTRAFVIRLANDAGYTVREGHFLKLHLESAQEVFITNAIQELVPIRAVGETVFLGNKGPIYRHLLADYQQASSQMKVSD, from the coding sequence ATGATTTGCTGGATGAATGGAAAGCAACTGCCTGCTGATGAGTTACGAATATCTCCTTATGATCATGGATTTTTATATGGTCTTGGTTTTTTTGAAACATTTCGCACATATAAAGGGGAAGTTTTCCTCTTTGAAGCGCATATGATTCGATTGAGAGAAGCACTATCAGAATTTCGAATTTCGTTACCGTACAATGATGAAGACATTCGTCAAGCGATACATTCGCTATACGTAACGAATGGAAGTGAAGACGGTTACTTCCGGTTAAATGTTTCGGCTGGAATTCATGATATCGGGTTAGCGCCTGCTTATTACGAACATCCGGAAATAATCATCTTTCAAAAGCCGCTTCACGTAGCAGTCCCTCATACTGAAAAAGAAGGTGTCTGGCTGCGGACTACGCGCAATGAACCGGAAAGTTCGATTCGTCATAAGTCCCATCAATATGCGAATAACGTAAAAGGTCGTTTAGAATTACCATCGTTACAAAAGACGGAGGGTTTTTTCGTTACCGCAGAAGGCTTTATAGCGGAGGGCATCACGTCCAATATATTTTGGGCGAAAGAAAATATACTGTATACTCCTTCGCTGGACACAGGGATTTTGCCCGGAACTACGCGCGCATTTGTTATTCGATTGGCGAATGACGCAGGATACACTGTCCGAGAAGGTCATTTTTTAAAGCTGCATCTAGAATCTGCACAAGAAGTATTTATCACAAACGCAATCCAAGAACTTGTGCCAATTCGTGCTGTAGGAGAGACAGTTTTTTTAGGCAATAAAGGACCGATCTACCGACACCTGCTGGCAGACTATCAACAAGCCAGTAGTCAAATGAAAGTGAGTGACTAG
- the folP gene encoding dihydropteroate synthase, producing MELEKARTTYTFGETTINFAEETVIMGILNVTPDSFSDGGKFGMLDLALKHARQMLADGAKIIDIGGESTRPGHTPVSLEEELERVIPVIELLTKELGCVISIDTYKAAVAEEAIQSGASIINDVWGAKREPGIAEVAARYGVPIVLMHNREDREYQLPFMDAVVADLQESIAIAKRAGVSEDMIWLDPGIGFAKDTEQNILAMQGLPAIADLGYPVLLGTSRKKMIGNVLDVPVEERIEGTGATVCYGIEHGCHIMRVHDVKEISRMVKMMDVLTKKTVFTG from the coding sequence ATGGAACTGGAAAAAGCACGAACGACTTATACATTTGGTGAAACGACAATTAACTTTGCGGAAGAAACGGTTATTATGGGTATTTTAAATGTCACACCAGATTCTTTTTCTGATGGCGGAAAGTTCGGTATGCTGGACCTTGCTTTAAAGCATGCACGTCAAATGCTAGCAGATGGTGCAAAGATTATTGATATTGGTGGAGAGTCTACCCGACCGGGGCATACTCCGGTATCATTAGAAGAAGAATTGGAACGAGTCATACCTGTTATTGAACTATTAACAAAAGAGTTAGGCTGTGTCATCTCGATCGACACTTATAAAGCAGCTGTAGCCGAAGAAGCGATACAGTCAGGAGCCAGTATTATTAATGACGTATGGGGAGCGAAGCGTGAACCTGGTATAGCGGAAGTAGCAGCACGCTATGGTGTTCCTATCGTTTTAATGCATAACCGTGAAGATAGGGAGTACCAGTTACCGTTTATGGATGCGGTGGTCGCAGATTTGCAAGAGAGTATAGCGATTGCAAAGCGGGCCGGTGTGAGTGAAGACATGATTTGGTTGGATCCTGGCATTGGTTTTGCGAAAGATACGGAGCAGAACATTCTTGCTATGCAAGGATTACCGGCAATAGCGGATCTTGGATATCCCGTATTGCTAGGTACATCCCGCAAGAAAATGATTGGCAATGTGCTAGATGTGCCGGTAGAAGAGCGCATTGAAGGAACGGGGGCGACAGTGTGTTATGGAATTGAGCACGGTTGTCATATTATGCGTGTGCATGATGTGAAAGAAATCTCGCGCATGGTCAAAATGATGGATGTATTGACTAAAAAAACTGTTTTCACTGGGTAA
- a CDS encoding anthranilate synthase component I family protein yields the protein MKTIAYQTAPMTKDEFFYAYQHLARRENRHILLESGRGGEMCIAGFDPLITAQAKGPDTVVEWRDGKQEVRAGDPIAVLTDILSSYNLTHIENLPTFQGGALGMISYDYIRRYETLPILATNDLSTPDTYFYLFDQWAVLDVQSDNVYFMALPEKQSSLATLHDQWTTAVTEGLDARKFSAGQAIDVEVTEEDLAVSVTGEQFEQMVRDVQQYIAQGEVVQVNLSVRQSKPLQAPSLLMYEALRSFNPSPYMAYMMTPDFEVVSGSPELLLKKRGNELSTRPIGGTRKRGVTEVEDRALQDELISNTKEKGEHKMLVDLECADFEGICEPGTVEVDEFMVVEKYSHVMHLVSNVRGTAATQNHAEIIRGVFPGGSITGDPKLRTMEIIEELEPTRRGLYTGSIGWIGFDGNMELNITIRTAYIQNGIAHIQAGAGLVPESDPAAEYQESLNKAKALWQAKEMAEQVAKEGQFQ from the coding sequence ATGAAAACAATTGCTTACCAGACGGCACCAATGACGAAAGATGAATTCTTTTATGCGTATCAACACCTTGCTAGACGAGAGAACCGACACATTCTACTCGAAAGTGGTCGTGGCGGAGAAATGTGTATTGCAGGATTTGATCCGCTAATTACTGCACAAGCGAAAGGTCCAGATACTGTAGTAGAGTGGCGTGACGGAAAGCAGGAAGTACGTGCGGGTGATCCAATTGCTGTATTAACTGACATATTATCATCGTATAATCTAACGCATATCGAGAATTTGCCCACTTTCCAAGGGGGAGCGCTCGGAATGATTAGCTACGATTATATCAGACGATACGAAACGTTGCCTATACTTGCCACTAATGATCTATCAACACCAGATACGTACTTTTATTTATTTGATCAATGGGCAGTGCTGGACGTTCAGAGTGACAACGTATACTTTATGGCATTGCCGGAGAAGCAATCTTCATTAGCCACGTTGCATGACCAATGGACGACGGCTGTTACAGAAGGTCTAGATGCGAGAAAGTTTAGTGCAGGACAAGCGATAGATGTAGAAGTGACAGAAGAAGATTTAGCTGTCTCGGTTACAGGAGAGCAATTTGAACAGATGGTGCGGGATGTACAACAATACATCGCGCAAGGAGAAGTTGTCCAAGTAAATCTGTCAGTCCGTCAATCTAAGCCGTTACAAGCACCTTCTTTACTCATGTATGAAGCTTTACGTTCGTTTAATCCTTCACCTTACATGGCATATATGATGACGCCGGATTTTGAAGTCGTTTCTGGATCGCCGGAACTGTTGCTGAAAAAACGCGGCAATGAATTGAGCACGCGGCCGATCGGTGGAACACGCAAGCGCGGAGTAACTGAAGTGGAGGATCGAGCATTGCAAGATGAACTCATTTCCAATACAAAGGAAAAAGGGGAACATAAAATGCTGGTGGACTTGGAGTGTGCAGATTTTGAAGGTATTTGTGAACCAGGGACAGTCGAAGTAGACGAATTTATGGTCGTTGAAAAGTATTCTCATGTGATGCATTTAGTATCGAATGTCCGCGGAACTGCTGCAACGCAGAATCATGCAGAAATTATTCGTGGTGTATTTCCGGGAGGATCCATTACCGGAGATCCGAAGTTACGGACAATGGAAATCATAGAAGAATTAGAACCAACGCGTAGGGGGTTGTATACAGGCTCTATCGGCTGGATTGGATTTGATGGGAATATGGAGCTGAATATTACAATCCGCACAGCGTATATTCAAAACGGCATAGCGCATATTCAGGCTGGAGCTGGTCTGGTCCCTGAATCCGATCCGGCCGCAGAATATCAAGAATCGTTAAATAAGGCGAAAGCGTTGTGGCAAGCGAAAGAAATGGCGGAACAGGTAGCAAAAGAAGGTCAGTTCCAATGA
- the hslO gene encoding Hsp33 family molecular chaperone HslO, whose amino-acid sequence MSTDYLVKALAFDGGIRAYAVRSTETVGEVQRRHHMWPTATAALGRTISATVMMGSMLKGEDKLTVKIQGDGSLGPMVVDADARGNVRGYATNPQTHVPLNDQNKLDVRGVVGTEGTLSIIKDLGLKDYFTGQVPLISGEIAEDFTQYFVVSEQIPSAVALGVLVNPDNTVKASGGFILQVMPGATDETITHLEKKLSNVTPISTLIDQGLTPEEVLIEVLGEENMEFLGTTDVRFECECSRERFGNAIQSLGQQEVQAMIDEDHGAEAQCHFCLETYQYSEEDLQQFIDNMSSAED is encoded by the coding sequence ATGTCAACGGATTATTTAGTAAAAGCGCTTGCCTTTGATGGAGGTATTCGCGCGTATGCAGTACGTTCAACAGAAACAGTAGGAGAAGTTCAACGCCGTCACCATATGTGGCCAACTGCTACAGCGGCACTGGGTCGTACAATTTCAGCAACTGTTATGATGGGTTCCATGTTAAAAGGTGAAGATAAATTAACGGTTAAGATTCAAGGTGATGGTTCTTTAGGTCCAATGGTCGTAGATGCCGATGCAAGAGGGAATGTACGGGGATATGCGACAAATCCTCAAACGCATGTCCCACTCAATGATCAAAATAAATTGGATGTAAGAGGAGTAGTGGGCACAGAAGGGACTCTTTCCATTATTAAGGATCTCGGACTAAAAGATTACTTCACTGGTCAAGTGCCGCTTATTTCCGGGGAAATAGCAGAAGACTTTACGCAGTATTTCGTTGTTTCTGAACAAATCCCGTCTGCTGTTGCCCTCGGTGTATTAGTAAATCCCGATAATACAGTTAAAGCTTCAGGCGGATTTATTTTACAGGTGATGCCAGGAGCGACTGATGAAACTATTACGCATTTAGAGAAGAAGCTTTCGAATGTTACTCCAATATCTACGTTGATTGATCAAGGGTTGACACCGGAAGAAGTGTTAATCGAAGTTTTGGGAGAAGAAAACATGGAGTTCCTTGGTACTACGGATGTGAGATTCGAATGTGAATGTTCTCGAGAACGTTTCGGAAATGCCATTCAGTCTCTTGGACAACAGGAAGTACAAGCAATGATTGATGAAGATCACGGGGCAGAAGCGCAATGTCACTTCTGTTTGGAAACATATCAATACTCAGAAGAAGATCTACAACAATTTATAGACAATATGTCTTCGGCAGAAGATTAA
- a CDS encoding type III pantothenate kinase translates to MLLVLDTGNTNIVLGVYEGDKLTYHWRMETYRHKTEDEYAMQVKAMFQHVGLSFDDITGIIISSVVPPVMFPLEQMCKKYFNQKPMIVGPGVKTGLNIKYENPREVGADRIVNAVAAIREYGSPLIIVDFGTATTYCYVNEHGEYMGGAIAPGINISMEALFDRASKLPRVQLTRPDHVVGKNTVAAMQSGIVFGYVGQVEGIVNRMKVDAAVEPTVIATGGLAELISSETNVIDIVDNYLTLKGLHLIYERNQ, encoded by the coding sequence ATGCTGTTAGTATTAGATACAGGGAATACCAATATTGTATTAGGCGTATATGAAGGGGACAAATTAACTTATCATTGGCGAATGGAAACGTATCGTCATAAAACAGAAGATGAATACGCTATGCAAGTAAAAGCGATGTTTCAACATGTAGGTCTTTCATTCGATGATATTACAGGAATCATCATTTCTTCAGTCGTTCCGCCGGTCATGTTCCCTTTGGAGCAAATGTGTAAAAAATACTTCAATCAGAAACCTATGATCGTGGGACCTGGCGTGAAAACAGGATTGAATATTAAGTATGAAAATCCTCGTGAAGTCGGCGCTGATAGAATAGTTAACGCAGTAGCAGCTATTCGCGAGTATGGCAGCCCGCTGATCATTGTAGATTTCGGAACAGCAACGACATATTGCTACGTCAATGAACATGGTGAATATATGGGAGGCGCCATTGCTCCGGGTATTAATATTTCCATGGAAGCATTATTTGACCGTGCGTCAAAATTGCCGAGAGTCCAACTTACACGCCCTGATCATGTAGTAGGTAAAAATACAGTAGCAGCTATGCAGTCAGGTATAGTGTTCGGCTATGTAGGACAGGTTGAAGGTATCGTCAACCGTATGAAGGTAGATGCTGCAGTTGAGCCGACCGTTATCGCAACAGGCGGCTTAGCGGAATTAATATCTTCTGAAACCAATGTGATTGATATCGTGGATAACTACTTGACGCTAAAAGGATTACATTTAATATACGAAAGAAATCAATAA